A stretch of the Candidatus Zixiibacteriota bacterium genome encodes the following:
- the miaB gene encoding tRNA (N6-isopentenyl adenosine(37)-C2)-methylthiotransferase MiaB has translation MRKKMGSGNYKIVTFGCQMNLADSGLLASILDSNGYRAVNTESEADIIILNTCSVREKAETRVFGRLAELSALKKQDGKKIVVIGCMAQRLGQNLIGRAPYVDLVLGTDRIFDLPQYLNNGCQFPAVNTDFGLELPEDIIPVRDNPFTAFMTISRGCNNYCAYCIVPYVRGRERSYPVRQTVEQINNLVADGVVEIMLLGQNVNSYRDNHQDFTDLLFLITAETRVERIRFMTSHPKDMSDRLIEFIGSEPRMMNHVHLPLQSGSDRILEQMRRGYTLDHYLSLVQKLRRAVPDISLTTDLIVGFPSETAEDYQATLKAVEEIGFDSAFMFRYSMREGTAAARLVDDVPEDEKIDRLKRLITLQKNVAFRKNQDEIGKIRKVLIDGRSRRSDQILKGKTEGHKTVLVPGNTSLIGTIQKTRIISADSWTLQGQLMK, from the coding sequence ATGAGAAAAAAGATGGGCTCCGGGAATTACAAAATCGTCACTTTTGGGTGCCAGATGAACTTGGCCGATTCCGGTCTGTTAGCCTCGATCCTTGATTCGAACGGGTACCGGGCGGTCAATACCGAAAGCGAGGCGGATATTATTATTCTTAATACCTGCTCGGTTCGAGAAAAAGCCGAAACCCGGGTTTTCGGACGGCTGGCTGAATTGTCCGCCCTGAAGAAACAAGACGGAAAAAAAATAGTGGTAATCGGTTGTATGGCCCAGAGGCTGGGACAAAATCTGATCGGTCGGGCCCCCTATGTTGACCTGGTTCTGGGAACCGATCGGATTTTCGATTTGCCGCAATACCTGAATAACGGCTGTCAATTTCCGGCGGTCAATACCGACTTCGGTCTTGAACTTCCCGAAGATATTATTCCGGTCAGGGATAATCCCTTCACGGCTTTTATGACCATCTCCCGCGGTTGCAATAATTACTGCGCCTATTGTATTGTACCATATGTCAGGGGGAGAGAACGATCTTACCCGGTAAGACAGACGGTGGAACAAATCAACAACCTGGTGGCCGATGGAGTAGTGGAGATAATGCTTCTGGGCCAGAATGTTAACTCGTACCGAGACAATCATCAGGATTTCACCGATCTTCTGTTCCTGATAACTGCTGAAACGAGGGTCGAGCGGATTCGCTTTATGACGTCGCATCCCAAGGACATGTCAGATCGGCTGATTGAATTTATCGGGTCAGAGCCGCGGATGATGAATCATGTGCATCTACCGCTTCAGTCGGGATCGGACAGAATACTGGAGCAGATGCGTCGGGGATATACTCTCGATCACTATTTATCCCTTGTTCAAAAACTGCGCCGGGCAGTCCCGGATATTTCACTGACCACTGATCTGATAGTCGGTTTTCCCTCGGAGACTGCGGAGGATTACCAGGCGACCTTGAAGGCGGTGGAAGAGATCGGATTTGATTCGGCCTTCATGTTCCGTTACTCAATGCGAGAGGGAACGGCCGCGGCCCGGCTGGTCGATGATGTTCCTGAGGATGAAAAAATCGACAGGCTAAAGAGATTGATTACTCTTCAGAAAAATGTGGCTTTCCGAAAGAATCAGGATGAAATCGGTAAAATCCGCAAGGTGTTGATCGACGGGCGATCCCGGCGATCAGATCAAATTCTGAAGGGCAAGACAGAGGGCCATAAAACGGTTCTGGTACCGGGGAATACCTCTCTGATCGGGACCATACAAAAGACACGAATTATATCGGCCGACAGCTGGACCCTGCAGGGCCAATTAATGAAATAG
- a CDS encoding response regulator — MLINQISAIVYPIIISALGIFLYYRLKPGRGNGARGGGMILAGLILVFLAALVNLLAHHPDYERWFIDAVYPILGAGELALAVSGIFMLVIGLVVYFSYLGDRDLEVANHLEKLRLLDNIQQDSRYPFPIMELLDRVLKGMVSGLDEEAGAVFLLNRTQKQFVLATGVGLSKEETALLEYYPWGRNIISQAIEEQTPVISADFRSLEGKAQLAVSKFRSILVIPLISGRSKLGAVLFFSQEKQHYSREFISIVAPIAEWLAEKIEVNRLGRDFHKVQSALDVKNEVLGNCINRLGRILKSDGEIPSPAEFAGKCVGLVGADEVWLVGLANGKLTFYGGTVAVPEFSDNFRTAIISALAQNKAVVLNQEATDEAGNSFIARASLLIPTDGRDKALLLRNNNGRIEISHEDFQVLELVALVGGMIINSAGARIISRVRSKGIKIINDLLQLKLSREHYAEDIRQFIPRLAETFSGHDFIIILFRRFQDGYKIAYTNTKIEDSDEFLLSIGEGSTGRTAALRTESGLFGSGNIAGNLTQYSEENRNRIQQLIGDRRLPAFQGDYPVVVEDRAELLLTVFGFDDSADMNGEYHRLLSLLAGLLNLRIGILNAGKIPVGADMAKSAGFPDEGQFGRFVDELAAISGHCQLARQDMNLTGSAASSVEAILEITERMAADLRPGSGNQKVIPAAVDRPSDINGILKDIFSANGISGNLHMIEGRPLALNLKLKDIPLVQVEHGELARLLDEAVVSFIGNVEEDEIVTISTYRDQSAIYVDISKHRENFPPVEAVVGFGNYLTPLAIPGTLREAAFIKRLARLSGQFAYDRFSRKASYYSLKLPFARRNGAEAGTEDTEPLTILAIDSQAVILDLLAAMCQSMGHKIHTARNGAEGLKLVEQHRPGVVIADLNIPDMTGWDLAGSIRTIAPGTPVIIVTGWGVAVDKKKMEASGVKFVLNKPFRLEQLSDLISKARFSGITD, encoded by the coding sequence ATGTTAATAAACCAGATTTCAGCGATTGTCTATCCGATTATAATCTCGGCGCTCGGGATTTTTCTGTACTATCGCTTGAAGCCGGGGCGCGGAAACGGTGCGCGGGGCGGCGGGATGATCCTGGCCGGTTTGATTCTGGTATTCCTGGCCGCGTTGGTCAACCTGCTGGCTCATCACCCGGACTATGAGCGCTGGTTTATCGATGCCGTTTATCCGATTCTGGGGGCGGGCGAATTGGCCCTGGCCGTATCCGGAATATTTATGCTGGTTATCGGTCTGGTGGTTTATTTCAGCTACCTGGGCGATCGTGATCTGGAAGTCGCCAATCATCTGGAAAAACTTCGCCTGCTGGATAATATCCAGCAGGACAGCCGTTATCCTTTCCCGATAATGGAATTACTTGACCGCGTTTTAAAAGGGATGGTAAGCGGTCTCGATGAAGAAGCGGGTGCCGTTTTTCTGCTTAACCGGACGCAAAAGCAATTTGTTCTGGCGACCGGGGTGGGTTTATCCAAAGAGGAAACGGCTCTTCTGGAATATTATCCTTGGGGACGTAATATAATCAGCCAGGCTATTGAAGAGCAAACGCCGGTGATTTCGGCTGATTTCAGGAGTCTGGAGGGCAAGGCCCAGCTGGCGGTGTCCAAATTCCGCTCCATTCTGGTGATTCCCCTGATCTCGGGGCGGTCCAAGCTGGGGGCAGTGCTGTTTTTCTCCCAGGAGAAACAGCATTACAGCCGCGAATTTATTTCGATTGTGGCGCCGATTGCCGAATGGCTGGCTGAGAAAATCGAAGTTAACCGGCTTGGACGCGATTTTCATAAAGTACAGTCGGCTCTTGATGTTAAAAACGAGGTTTTAGGAAACTGTATCAATCGACTGGGACGGATTCTGAAGTCGGATGGCGAAATTCCCTCGCCGGCCGAATTTGCCGGAAAATGTGTCGGTCTGGTTGGAGCGGATGAGGTCTGGTTGGTTGGCCTGGCTAACGGTAAACTGACATTTTACGGCGGGACGGTCGCGGTTCCGGAGTTTTCGGATAATTTCCGGACGGCCATAATCAGTGCCCTGGCCCAGAACAAGGCGGTCGTTCTCAATCAGGAGGCAACCGATGAGGCGGGTAATTCCTTTATTGCCCGAGCATCGCTATTGATTCCAACCGATGGGCGAGATAAGGCCTTGCTGTTGCGTAATAATAATGGCCGGATTGAAATCAGCCATGAGGATTTCCAAGTTCTGGAGTTGGTGGCGCTGGTTGGCGGTATGATTATCAACAGCGCCGGGGCGCGGATTATCAGCCGGGTCCGCAGTAAAGGGATAAAAATCATCAATGATTTACTGCAGCTGAAACTGAGTCGGGAACATTATGCCGAGGATATCAGGCAGTTCATACCAAGGCTGGCGGAGACCTTCTCCGGTCACGATTTCATTATAATTCTTTTCCGCCGTTTCCAGGATGGATATAAAATCGCTTATACCAACACAAAGATCGAGGATTCGGATGAATTCCTTCTTTCAATCGGGGAGGGAAGTACCGGCCGGACAGCGGCCTTGAGGACTGAGAGCGGATTGTTTGGTTCGGGTAATATAGCCGGAAATCTGACGCAGTACAGCGAGGAAAACCGCAATCGTATTCAACAACTGATCGGGGACCGGCGATTGCCGGCTTTTCAGGGAGATTATCCAGTGGTGGTTGAGGATCGGGCGGAGTTATTATTGACAGTTTTCGGTTTTGATGATTCGGCGGATATGAATGGCGAGTATCATCGGCTGTTAAGTCTTCTTGCCGGGTTGCTTAATCTCCGAATCGGAATTCTGAATGCCGGCAAGATTCCGGTCGGAGCAGATATGGCGAAATCGGCCGGATTTCCGGACGAGGGACAATTTGGCCGGTTTGTCGATGAGCTTGCGGCTATCAGCGGGCATTGCCAGCTGGCCCGGCAGGATATGAATCTGACCGGCAGTGCGGCCTCGTCGGTAGAGGCTATTCTGGAAATCACCGAAAGAATGGCGGCCGACCTGAGACCGGGATCCGGTAATCAAAAAGTTATACCGGCGGCCGTTGACAGACCTTCCGATATTAACGGGATCTTGAAGGATATTTTTTCGGCAAACGGTATTTCGGGTAATCTGCACATGATTGAAGGGCGGCCGCTGGCGTTGAATCTCAAACTTAAAGATATTCCTTTAGTTCAGGTGGAACACGGGGAACTGGCCAGACTGCTTGATGAGGCTGTTGTTTCGTTTATCGGCAATGTTGAAGAAGATGAAATCGTGACAATAAGTACCTACCGCGATCAAAGCGCCATTTATGTTGATATCTCCAAACATCGTGAAAATTTCCCGCCGGTCGAAGCGGTGGTTGGTTTTGGCAATTACTTAACCCCTCTGGCTATTCCGGGAACACTTCGGGAGGCGGCCTTTATAAAGAGACTGGCCCGTTTGTCGGGCCAATTTGCATATGACCGATTCAGCAGGAAAGCCTCGTATTATTCACTGAAATTGCCTTTTGCCCGAAGAAATGGCGCGGAAGCAGGTACAGAGGATACAGAACCGCTAACCATCCTGGCTATTGACAGTCAGGCCGTGATACTTGATCTTCTGGCGGCCATGTGTCAATCGATGGGCCATAAAATCCATACCGCGCGTAACGGGGCGGAGGGTTTGAAACTGGTCGAACAACATCGTCCCGGAGTTGTCATTGCCGATTTAAATATCCCGGATATGACCGGCTGGGATCTGGCCGGAAGTATCCGCACCATCGCCCCCGGGACGCCGGTTATCATTGTCACCGGCTGGGGAGTGGCGGTGGATAAGAAAAAAATGGAGGCTTCGGGGGTCAAATTTGTACTCAACAAACCCTTCCGCCTCGAGCAGCTTTCCGATCTTATTTCAAAAGCAAGATTTTCGGGCATCACCGACTGA
- a CDS encoding putative Ig domain-containing protein, with protein MKKFMGPIVLTILTLLSSPSAIMAINPLDNSVDYEKLSPSEIHEIMGRMKAGELEKARAFAAEAAKAASLYDQTEYDVKFYDVNIAVDMPSTSIYGDVLIEAAATVNGLDSVEIDLYNNLIIDSVYIPTGQLNYLHASNKIYIEIDRLYDQGEVFSFRIRYHGVPVGTGLDGFSFDTLGTGDLVISTLSEPMSARTWWPCKDRPDDKADSMNSAITCDTAYFCASNGILIDTVRNGDGTWTFDYHIRYPITTYLFSLAISNYSVWHDWYHYGDNDSMIIINHVYPSLYFYSQTKLNVTPTAIGVYAGLFGEYPFINEKYGHANFEWGGAMEHQTVTSTSSSTFGFKEQVLVHELAHQWWGDMITCESWHDIWLNEGFASYCEALYFETIDSKAHYHAYMDSMTFLSGGSIYIIDTTDVWNIFGSIVYDKGAWVLHMLRHVVGDATFFDIMTAYYNSPYQYGSAVTDDFKEVCESVSGMDLDAFFEQWIYGTYYPKYYWTYMCEPDVNEGGYWTYLYLEQGQATTPLVFEMPIDLVFRSISGTDTTVLDNDVRKKMYMFKTDDSTTDLQLDPMKWILKESYEIMWKYHQISFPLDTGIQYTSYLDSIIVRGGTGLNIFKVTSGSLPGGLAIDTLTGYISGVPTEFGEFTFSIYAKDRGSSYSETVEYNMYIEEGTAIPGDANFSGGVNILDVTFLITYLYLSGPAPSVPDQGDPDASCAINILDVTYLINYLYKSGPAPLWGCAG; from the coding sequence ATGAAAAAATTTATGGGTCCTATCGTTCTGACAATCCTCACTTTATTAAGCAGTCCATCGGCCATTATGGCAATCAATCCTCTTGACAACTCGGTTGATTATGAAAAACTATCACCATCGGAAATTCATGAAATTATGGGTCGGATGAAGGCCGGGGAACTGGAAAAGGCCCGGGCTTTTGCGGCGGAGGCGGCCAAGGCGGCTTCTCTTTATGACCAGACGGAATATGATGTAAAATTTTATGATGTCAATATTGCTGTCGATATGCCTTCAACCAGTATCTATGGCGATGTTTTGATAGAGGCGGCCGCAACCGTCAACGGGCTGGATTCGGTGGAGATTGACCTTTATAATAACCTGATAATTGATTCGGTTTATATTCCGACCGGGCAATTAAATTATCTTCATGCATCGAACAAAATTTATATTGAAATTGACCGGCTGTATGATCAGGGTGAAGTTTTTTCTTTCCGGATTCGGTATCATGGGGTTCCGGTCGGGACCGGTCTCGATGGTTTTTCTTTCGATACTCTCGGCACCGGGGATCTGGTGATCTCAACGCTGTCGGAGCCGATGTCGGCTCGAACGTGGTGGCCATGTAAAGATCGACCCGATGACAAGGCCGATTCCATGAATAGCGCCATTACCTGCGACACGGCTTATTTCTGCGCCTCCAACGGTATCCTGATTGATACTGTCCGTAACGGTGACGGGACGTGGACTTTCGATTACCATATTCGCTACCCGATCACCACCTATCTATTTTCTCTGGCCATCTCGAACTATTCCGTCTGGCATGATTGGTATCACTACGGCGATAATGATTCCATGATAATCATCAATCACGTTTATCCAAGCCTGTATTTTTATTCTCAAACCAAATTAAATGTCACCCCGACGGCTATCGGGGTTTATGCCGGTCTGTTCGGGGAGTATCCGTTTATCAACGAGAAATATGGCCATGCCAATTTCGAATGGGGCGGAGCGATGGAACACCAGACAGTGACCTCGACCAGCAGCAGCACCTTCGGTTTCAAAGAACAGGTGTTGGTGCACGAGTTGGCGCATCAGTGGTGGGGAGATATGATAACCTGCGAGAGCTGGCATGATATCTGGCTCAACGAAGGTTTTGCATCATACTGCGAGGCTCTTTATTTCGAGACAATCGACAGCAAAGCGCATTACCATGCTTATATGGATTCGATGACATTTCTGTCGGGGGGATCGATATATATCATTGATACAACTGATGTCTGGAATATTTTCGGATCAATCGTTTATGACAAAGGGGCCTGGGTCCTTCATATGCTTCGCCATGTCGTCGGCGATGCAACCTTTTTCGATATTATGACCGCCTATTATAACAGCCCTTACCAGTATGGAAGCGCCGTCACCGATGATTTCAAGGAAGTCTGCGAATCGGTTTCGGGTATGGATCTCGATGCCTTTTTTGAGCAGTGGATTTACGGCACCTATTATCCCAAGTATTACTGGACGTACATGTGCGAGCCGGATGTGAATGAAGGTGGTTACTGGACATACCTGTATCTGGAACAGGGGCAGGCCACCACCCCGCTGGTGTTTGAAATGCCGATCGATCTGGTTTTCAGGTCGATCTCGGGAACCGATACAACCGTGCTTGATAACGATGTGCGGAAAAAGATGTATATGTTTAAAACCGATGATTCGACCACCGATTTACAACTCGATCCAATGAAGTGGATTCTGAAAGAATCGTATGAAATAATGTGGAAATACCACCAGATTTCGTTTCCGCTCGATACCGGTATACAATATACCTCGTATCTCGATTCGATTATTGTCCGGGGCGGAACCGGTCTGAATATTTTCAAGGTAACATCCGGATCGCTACCGGGCGGACTGGCCATCGATACGCTGACCGGTTATATATCCGGGGTTCCGACGGAATTCGGGGAATTCACTTTCAGCATTTATGCCAAAGATCGGGGTAGCTCATATAGCGAAACGGTGGAATATAACATGTATATCGAGGAAGGGACGGCCATTCCGGGGGATGCCAATTTCAGCGGCGGGGTGAATATTCTCGATGTTACTTTCCTTATTACTTATCTGTACCTGAGCGGACCGGCGCCTTCAGTCCCCGATCAGGGTGATCCGGATGCCTCCTGTGCCATTAATATTCTGGATGTCACTTACCTGATAAATTACCTTTATAAAAGCGGTCCGGCGCCGCTCTGGGGTTGTGCCGGATAA
- a CDS encoding PD40 domain-containing protein yields the protein MKKIINLTMAFLLVLSLTVTAQDSQFPAKLPAERAGKIGTPSGQIAFIRSDNLWVMDWDGKNQMAVVDAQNADGKMSWAPDGKRIAFTRKGLVDLKGPDFLGGQHRVYDIFIAYLDSAKAGNRNWWRRITDDLGGRYPNWRASDGKIVFTQDINAKFANSAMPNYQTAVIDTTGGSIKILRSDVDSTQLNILMPSLGPNNQYAAVLYKGFQMLGLVVMALDKKTLAESEVGKSINVIVNGTAPEWSPDGKWIAFVDSDTGRHGLYIISPDFLEKFLVYKPTVNQFLQTYPVSWSPDSKWLTFATTDGAIWIIDITGNGLRQITGTGLNQSPTWSKK from the coding sequence TTGAAAAAAATCATTAACCTGACAATGGCATTCCTTCTGGTTTTATCATTAACCGTCACAGCCCAGGATTCTCAATTCCCGGCCAAGCTTCCTGCCGAACGGGCCGGGAAAATCGGAACACCGTCCGGACAAATTGCCTTTATTCGAAGTGATAATCTCTGGGTTATGGATTGGGATGGCAAAAACCAGATGGCGGTAGTCGATGCCCAGAATGCCGATGGTAAAATGTCATGGGCACCCGACGGAAAACGGATTGCCTTTACCCGCAAAGGATTGGTGGACCTTAAGGGACCCGATTTCCTTGGCGGTCAGCATCGGGTTTATGATATTTTTATTGCCTACCTGGATTCCGCCAAAGCCGGTAATCGCAACTGGTGGCGGCGGATTACCGATGATCTTGGCGGACGCTATCCCAACTGGAGAGCATCAGATGGGAAAATCGTCTTTACACAGGATATCAATGCTAAATTCGCCAATTCGGCTATGCCCAATTATCAAACAGCTGTTATCGATACTACCGGCGGCTCAATTAAGATACTGCGCTCCGATGTCGATAGTACTCAGTTGAATATTCTGATGCCGTCACTGGGTCCTAATAATCAATATGCGGCAGTCCTGTACAAGGGATTTCAGATGCTCGGGCTGGTAGTCATGGCTCTGGATAAAAAGACTCTGGCCGAAAGTGAAGTGGGTAAATCAATCAACGTTATCGTCAATGGAACCGCGCCGGAATGGTCACCGGATGGCAAATGGATCGCCTTTGTCGATTCCGATACCGGCCGACATGGATTATATATTATCAGCCCCGACTTCTTGGAAAAATTTCTGGTTTACAAACCGACAGTAAATCAATTTTTGCAGACTTATCCGGTTTCCTGGTCGCCTGATTCCAAATGGCTGACCTTTGCCACCACCGATGGGGCTATCTGGATAATCGATATCACCGGCAACGGATTAAGACAGATTACCGGGACCGGGCTTAATCAATCGCCGACCTGGTCGAAAAAATAA
- a CDS encoding HDOD domain-containing protein, producing MNRNRKHPDDFIDIREVISQRDDLFALPEAAVKILSLADREEISIDLLADLISKDPALTGRLLKIANSSFYGGSKRATNINQAVIFLGLTTVKCLILSAALFAPERISVNLGFDVKSIYCNIISTAATCQLLAVECNYPSPDDAFTCGLLYEIGLLYYLQNYSVHYKRIMENIGNGDVFEAEERQFGITHPEAGRLIAEKWHLPEEFLSAIANHHTFGYKNSARLDDIIRLGRSLNRECFADPDHNLEEKIARINTISGRLGLNNDQLSEITSKIYPKAIQFAKALNFEVGDFESILARANNEIFKTYMAVQMLFKERQELTRHILDEERQSGILEAKQIAISTLSHYINNASMIIFGQSQIMRLNLREKNERKLIESMPRTLDIVDDAIKRIVAVLEEISDLNMQDDVEYFDQSKILNIDDRLRERLSKLERAFPVGAVGEKSPSLR from the coding sequence ATGAATAGGAACCGTAAACACCCCGATGATTTTATTGATATCCGAGAAGTTATAAGCCAGCGTGATGATCTTTTTGCTCTGCCGGAAGCGGCTGTTAAAATTCTCAGCCTGGCCGACCGGGAGGAAATTAGTATTGATCTTCTGGCCGATCTTATCAGCAAGGACCCGGCTCTAACCGGCCGGCTATTGAAAATCGCCAATTCCTCCTTTTATGGCGGGAGTAAAAGAGCCACGAATATAAATCAGGCCGTCATTTTTCTTGGCCTGACCACAGTCAAATGCCTGATACTTTCAGCCGCCTTGTTTGCCCCGGAAAGGATTTCGGTCAATCTTGGCTTTGATGTGAAGAGTATCTATTGCAATATAATATCAACGGCCGCGACCTGTCAGCTTCTGGCCGTCGAATGTAATTATCCCAGTCCTGATGATGCCTTTACATGCGGTCTCCTTTATGAAATCGGTTTGTTGTATTATCTTCAGAATTATTCGGTTCATTATAAAAGAATAATGGAAAATATCGGTAACGGAGATGTATTCGAAGCAGAAGAGCGGCAATTCGGCATTACTCATCCCGAGGCAGGACGCCTGATTGCGGAGAAATGGCACTTACCCGAGGAATTCCTTTCTGCAATCGCCAATCATCATACCTTCGGATATAAAAACTCCGCCCGGTTGGATGATATTATTCGATTGGGCCGTTCCCTTAACCGGGAGTGCTTTGCCGATCCGGATCATAATCTTGAAGAGAAAATCGCCAGGATCAACACCATTTCCGGGCGACTGGGTCTGAACAACGACCAACTGAGTGAGATTACCAGCAAGATTTATCCAAAAGCCATCCAGTTCGCGAAAGCCCTTAATTTTGAGGTGGGCGATTTTGAATCGATTCTGGCCCGGGCCAATAACGAAATATTCAAAACTTATATGGCAGTCCAGATGCTTTTCAAAGAGCGCCAGGAACTAACGCGGCATATCCTCGATGAAGAGAGGCAGAGCGGTATTCTGGAGGCCAAGCAAATCGCCATATCGACCTTATCTCATTATATAAACAACGCCTCCATGATAATATTCGGGCAGTCTCAGATAATGCGGTTGAATTTGCGCGAAAAGAACGAACGAAAACTGATTGAATCCATGCCGCGGACTCTCGATATCGTCGACGATGCCATAAAACGAATAGTAGCAGTTCTTGAGGAAATATCGGATCTCAATATGCAGGACGATGTCGAATATTTCGATCAATCGAAAATACTGAATATAGATGATCGTCTACGCGAACGACTGTCCAAATTGGAACGAGCCTTTCCGGTGGGGGCTGTCGGCGAAAAAAGCCCATCTCTTCGTTGA
- a CDS encoding leucyl aminopeptidase, whose amino-acid sequence MMKLHALTADIHKIKADSLVKFCSQIDFRKDNFLAGLDKILGGAIGSIFRSGEFEGRLNQSVVIHTGGRISATRLILVGLGAGDNVGTDSYRQAAGTISRLTAIRKSKTLAFLLVDNLNEHHASAIMEGFLLGGFRMTEYKTGDDNEIEQVDTIFIGGESRSHALRLETGFRRGQVIAEGVIIARKMAAHPANVLTPASFANEARALARKYHFTCSVLNEQMIKKERMGLLMAVAQGSFNPPRFVVLKYDGAPRKATRPIVLVGKGVTFDSGGLSLKERLKMVEMKGDMQGGAVVLATIMTIARLKFPLNVVGLIPLVENMPSGRAYRPDDIITSRKGKTVEIISTDAEGRLILADALDYADKFKPQAVIDIATLTGAALYVLGYTAAPVMGNNKKLMDALRAASIASAEKIWEMPIWDEYRNLMKSPLADLKNSGGPPAATITAGAFLENFIGDWPWAHIDIAYVDVEKDGRPYVPRGTSGVGLRLLVELLAGWKIS is encoded by the coding sequence ATGATGAAATTACATGCCTTAACGGCGGATATCCATAAGATCAAAGCCGATTCACTCGTCAAGTTCTGTTCTCAGATTGATTTCAGGAAAGATAATTTTCTTGCCGGGCTCGATAAAATCCTGGGTGGGGCGATCGGTTCCATATTCAGGTCGGGTGAGTTTGAAGGCAGGTTGAATCAATCGGTCGTTATTCACACCGGCGGCAGAATTTCCGCCACGCGTCTTATTCTGGTGGGCCTTGGTGCAGGCGATAATGTCGGCACCGACAGCTATCGCCAGGCGGCCGGAACCATCTCGCGCCTGACGGCGATCAGGAAATCAAAAACCCTGGCTTTTCTTCTGGTTGATAATTTGAACGAACACCATGCCTCGGCCATTATGGAAGGATTCCTTCTGGGCGGCTTCCGGATGACGGAGTACAAGACCGGTGATGACAATGAAATCGAACAGGTCGATACTATTTTCATCGGAGGCGAGTCCAGAAGCCATGCCCTGCGGCTGGAAACGGGTTTTCGACGGGGTCAGGTAATCGCCGAGGGAGTTATCATCGCCCGAAAGATGGCGGCGCATCCAGCCAATGTACTTACTCCGGCCAGTTTTGCCAATGAGGCTCGGGCTCTGGCAAGAAAATATCATTTTACCTGCTCGGTTCTTAATGAACAGATGATTAAGAAGGAACGGATGGGTTTGCTGATGGCGGTGGCCCAGGGATCTTTCAACCCGCCTCGATTCGTGGTTCTAAAATATGACGGTGCCCCCCGGAAAGCCACGCGGCCGATCGTCCTGGTCGGCAAAGGTGTGACATTCGATTCGGGCGGTTTGAGTTTGAAAGAGCGGCTGAAGATGGTGGAAATGAAGGGTGACATGCAGGGTGGCGCGGTTGTCCTGGCAACCATAATGACTATTGCCCGTTTGAAATTCCCCCTTAATGTGGTCGGTTTGATTCCCCTGGTGGAAAACATGCCTTCGGGCAGGGCTTATCGCCCCGATGATATAATCACTTCCCGAAAAGGCAAGACGGTTGAGATTATCAGTACCGATGCCGAGGGCCGTTTGATTCTGGCCGATGCCCTTGATTATGCCGACAAATTCAAGCCGCAGGCGGTGATTGATATCGCTACTCTGACGGGGGCGGCTCTGTACGTTCTGGGATATACAGCGGCTCCCGTCATGGGCAATAATAAAAAATTGATGGATGCTCTCCGGGCGGCCTCAATCGCCAGTGCTGAGAAGATCTGGGAAATGCCGATCTGGGATGAATATCGCAACCTGATGAAGTCGCCACTGGCCGACCTCAAGAATTCCGGCGGTCCCCCGGCCGCGACAATCACGGCCGGAGCTTTCCTGGAGAATTTCATCGGGGATTGGCCCTGGGCCCATATCGATATTGCTTACGTTGATGTTGAAAAGGACGGCCGTCCTTATGTCCCCCGGGGAACCAGCGGAGTCGGTCTGCGGCTTCTGGTGGAACTGCTGGCCGGGTGGAAAATATCTTAA